In Pygocentrus nattereri isolate fPygNat1 chromosome 19, fPygNat1.pri, whole genome shotgun sequence, the sequence gtacataaatctggtgtacatactgtaaatttctctatattgtcttaaattattagtaaagtgtttatttttacataaatggctgcaactgtaacaactgcaatttccccctgggatcaataaaggaacctgaatctgaatctgagtctgaaacaaagtcactcagggtggtttggtgtgaaacgctctgttctggagaaacgtaaagtcagaagtgttcacagtggtggtgataggaaccagacgtccacctctaaaagctcctcacagaaagttggtTTTATAACTCAGGTTAATTCTGTAGAAAACTATGGAGGGAAAAATgtagaattcctctttaaaagcAAACGTTCCACACAATTATTGCgatgtttaaaaactgtgtGTTCAGATTAGTAACGCAAGCATAAGCGGTGTTTTACATGTTGAAACAATGTATCAATCTCTGATTGATGGATCTCACTCCACcaatttgaagaaccttttagtcATGAAAAGGAcccccttaaagaaccatctttttaagtgtaacagtagaagaaccctttctggtgctatttagaactaaataaaacacactcccCATCAATTTGATTAACCCTTTCATGACGCAAAGAAACTTTTAAtcacacaaagggttctttcagtgtttatggttctacacagaaccattttcgttacgaaagaaccattgaagaaccatcttttaagtgtgtaaaGAAACACAGGCTTATAGTAAGGACTGCTTTTGAACAGTTGGTTGTCTGAAAGGGggactccaccgatttttcaaaatttctgcatgagtaaatggctgagatgtaaacaaactcattcagagtggtttggtgtgaaaagctctgttctatacagaaccttttggaaaagcGTTCTACATAGGACCATAAAAGCGCTCCGTTATTGTTACACAcacttgacatcgtaacagtagaagaaccctctttggttctatatagaaccaatttaaaaacatcttcagcacattctccatcagtctgaagaaccatttcatctaTGCAAAGAACCCGTCAGTCATGCAAaggtacagaaccattttctttacctaAGGaccccttaaagaaccatctttttctaACGTGTATAgtactatctagaaccattcTGTAAGGTAGCGAACCATTTACGCATtcatgtgaccactgatgaaggactagaggatgaccaacacaaactctctgactttattagacactcctaccttgtcggtccaccttgtagatatagagtggacagtgagtggacacagtgtttaaaaactccagcagcactgctgtctctgatccactcagaccagcacaacacacactaacacaccaccaccacgtcagtgttactgcagtgctgagaatgatccaccacccaaatagtacctgctctgtgagggtccatgggggtcctgaccactgaagaacagggtaacagagtatcagagaaacagatggactacagtctgtaactgtagaactacagagaccagctatacagtaagtggagctgataaagtggacagtgagcgcagaaacgaggaggtggtcagaacgttaggCCAGATCAGTGTAAATAAGCGCTATGTGCTCAGAGGGTCCCCTGGTGGCTTGGGGGGGCCCTAAACCGCTTATACAGCAGTTTTAATTAAGAAAGCCTTTCCTTTTTATCTCTGTAACAGTCTTACCTTTCTTGGAAGCAGCCTTTCCAAAAACATACAGCAACTGAAGGCAGCCGAAGGCGATCCTTAACTCCATACCGTGACAGCTGTGACAGTCGGCCGTGGACAAGCGAGTGCGAAAGAACAGGAATTGTGTCAAACTCCTGAATGAAAGCCTGTGAGTGCAACACAACGCCACAGCCTCCGTCCAGGCCTGGATGCGGAACCTGATCCGAGGGCCACCCGCACCTTCTCCTCTACATATTAATGAACACTATCGAATGCACGCCGGCGGCTTGTCATGACACTGTTTAGAAAGCCAGCAtgaaatgttaatgatggtTATACCAGCATGTACTGCCTTTTATTAACAGACAGCAATGAGGTAAGGGAACAGATGTAGGACCACGAACATCACTGATGCTGCTTTCATGCTTTTTCTGGTTTTGgttcaaacataaaaacatctaAACTGGCTATAAAtatcaacacaaacacacccaggACAataaggctacattcacattatgcTGAAGTGGTACGAATCAGATTTTTGCCCTAATgcgactcagatctggtgttttcagggctgtgtgaacacaaatctgatcttttcaaatctgaccggAGTCACTTTTGTATGTGGTCCtcgatcggatacgtatccgatttgtggccatgtgaccttaatgtgatcggaattcatgcgctTTTTTTCGCTGccccatcattcagcgttaccgtggcgacagcgccgaacagacgttaaagcctgtaaacggtggaaaagcagctcgtctcaccttttcctccttcgtctggctctaataacgaagctgagagctgatcagagttaatgatcttctcagcgaagctcgttctgctcgttagtttgtgctgatgatgcggTGATTCAGTCAcatgacgttactgagtaggacgAGCTCATGCGGCTCGTTTCAGGACACTGGTTCATCACATCAATGACAGATTTGAgccacttacctaaacgagcgTGAACCGTCGTGTCAGATCGGATTTGAAtaaaatcggatttgagcaatgaggcttgtaatgtgaacgtagcttatgACAATGAGTGCATTTAAATACACTTAATAATtttataactgcagaaaatcagatttgtcaACAATCTGATCAACGTGTTCACATGCACTTGAGTATTCAGATATTGGgggaaaactctgggtctacaagagtcagacagtaatcagatttctgcattgcagccaataaactcacagaagtgACGTAAACGTAATATAAAGCAAACTTCATGGCttcgtgttttttttcctttttaaaacattgcgccactttacctgaaaatacgaacgtcatctagaagatgaggaatatttaaatccgtcatttcatcaagcatgtattttGTGCCGTCTCAcggcgacgctgctcgcttatttccagtacagccgtctgttttcacacatgcacagattgagaaatctgaaaaaaatcacagtaagagttcacagcactgagaaatctgattactgggctaaaatccagcctctttatcagagtTCTTAATCAGACCTTCATCCGGTCTAAAAAATTCAGAGTGTGCTGATTACATGACCATTCAaataatcagataaacagcagaaatcaGATCACGATTAGTTTATTGAGTGCTTATAAACGCACTGACTGTCTTATAGGGAAATCAGTGACTGACATTCAGTACTGTTCAAAACAAGAGGGcactatttatttaatttccaggcgaaatggccattaagttcaagttacaaatttttcagtgtctatgtgtaaaatattttatatatatatatatatatatatatatatatataaaaagcaggaaacatatgACACAGAAATTACACTGAAGCCTCAACCACCTAATACAATTTCTTTTAACAGTACCGTCTCAGACATAAaggtaaactgtcactggggtgggaccctcaagggttcatctcagtaccttcagtcagggaacataactgaaccataatccactgagatgatctgttctaagctgtactgactccacacaccccgcctcgcctcgcctccaggcttttactctactgctctgttttaaaacattcggttatgaaaaggtacaaataccaacttttcacctggaggaactgatttaagcttcacaatcagaccttaaaccacTGCTGGCagtttgagggaacatttacattgtttgtaccttaataaacgaaaaatgtacctgcagagaaccttcatttctaacagtgtgctTCAGTATTTGGTGTGTCCATTCTTTGCCTTCTAGAACATATTTCTCTGCACCTCCAAAGTTctgtctcagaagttggtttaACATATTCTGTGCAGGTTTCAAGTAATCGCATTACAAATTTAGCCTCATCAGTCCTTCAGACCCGtccagatgtccagttttgatGTTCTAGAGCAAATcatctttttgtccatttcttctTCGTCTTGACAGCTGCGCATCCTTTCACACCCACAGTGTTGAGGTTCCTTCTTTAGAAGATGAAAGTACTGTTTCTCtgacagttttgttggtctaccaTGGTTGACAGGAGTCCCATTCTCTCTGTCCTTTGGTAATTCTTCAGTTTTAGAGactcttgtttttttcctctttgagaCTGAAGTTACTTATGGCCCTCAGATGTTCAGCTCCGTGGACATGGCCTTCCTGAGGCACATCTCAGAAACTCAATAACCCTCCTTTGTAGCCATAAGTATGGCGAGAGGGATCCCCATTTAGAAAGTGCTCCAAGCTACCAGGTCAGCACAAGTCATCAATTTTTAAGCGATGTGGGGCTGAAAGTTGGACAGCATGCTTACCACAAACCAGATCTCATTGATGTTCTTCAGTCCCGTGTGCGAAACCCTGTTTGACACAATCTTGAACTTCTTGATTTTGCCTATTGCTCTATCGACGAGCACCCTGTGCTTGGCCGCGGTCTTGGTGGTTTGTGTGCCCATGCTGCAAGTCTGTGTCCTCGATTTTGCAGTGGGGGACACGTCAAGTTTGAGCCCTAGTTTCTTGACATCGGTGTCGAGGAGGAAGCCTTTCTGTGCCATCAGTGCGTCCCCTTTATGAAGGTAGCCACACATGATGAGATTTTTAAGCTGTGCTGTAATTCCACACTGATTAAACACGTCCCGGTCAGACACGGATCCACCAAACAGATTTGACACAAACATCACGGACCCGCGAGGGTCGCAAGCTATCAGGCATTTACCCGCCGACTTGTGCTCGGAATAACTTTTAATCTCAGTGCAATCCAAGATCGCAAACGTTGTTGGATATTCGTTTTTGTAGTCTGTGGGCATCTGGGAAGCGATTATGTCTCTGTGAGGCCATGTGGGTATCTGACCTAACTTGTTATATAAGTAAGGGATCCACGAGCGGAAAATGATGCTCACACTTGGAGGATCGATCTGAAATCTGAACGCCAAATCTTTCACGTCGAAGTTGTTCCTTAGTTTCATAAGAACGAGTAAGAACTGCACGCGCAGCGGCATGCTTTTGACCGACTTAGTTGACCTCAGAAACGTAAGCGGCACCTCAGACTGTGGGGCGTGTGCGCTCCTGGGAAGTCCAAAAAAGGCACACAGGTGGTTGTACTGGTCGTAGGAAAATCCTGTGCAGTACTCAAAGTACTTGGGAACAGTGCTGTAGTGAACTGCTTCAGGCGTCAGACGCCCACAATTTAATAAGCTTCTATCAGGTGTTAAACACTCCTGTTGCTTTGGCTTTTTAAGGGCTTCAGCCTCTTCCTGCTGCTTTCTCACTGTTCTTGTGCCTCCTTTGAAGTTCTCAGTCAACATGCTTGTCTCACCGTGTGTTTGCTGCATACATGCCTGCCCTGGAAAAcgaaacaaaaaagagaaaatgtataACTTActgcaaaaatatattataattcACATTATACAGAGTGATTCGTCCAATTTCAACACGCCATATTTTTCCAACTgtgaggaaccaatcacaatccaattgtgactgtcagtggaagacGGCTCCCTTCGGTTTGCGAGGAGATGCGACCCCTGAGTAGAAAGCGTTCTGCgctctccacgtcaataagagtgaatcagtcataactgtgcagtgtGATTTTCATGGGccgtgaagctccaacagctcagagcgtttgTCGTTGGTTCCaaagcactggatgatctccgaaatcgcactgaaagagccgtgagttcAGTGACCAGACAtgctcaatccagtatgggatgagtttgaccgTGGCGTTGATGTCGTCTGTGtggctggaggaggttcatattgagcacaaactttatgctcatttaaaccatttacagttcactgcactgttctgtaatgatttacacgTGAAATAAATCGTTttgaaggcaaggcaaggcaaggcaagtttatttatatagcacctttcatacacaacggtcattcaaagtgctttacaaatgaaaaaatacagaaaaatgtaattaaagtaaataaaataaaatttatgtaaattaaacattttttaaaaaataattaaaacaacagatttaaaagaagttaatcaaatttaaaagaaggagataaaaaattagaataaaaataagaaacatgattaaaacaatagatataaagaagttaaatgaaaGAGGATAAGAGTGCCGTTacaggataaaagtggattaaactgagctaaagtccTGCTCAAACAGGAAGgttttcattctggatttaaaagtgtcgagtgttggggctcttctgatgctctctgtcaactggttccatttcagagcagcgtAGCTAAATGCCGCCTCTCcgtgtttagtttttaccttaggctgcactaactgaccagttcctgatgatctgagagttctgcccggctcatattgctggagcacatctaataaatatactggTCCTGCACTGATTATTATCAGGCTGCAGGTAAACATGGCTAGTGATTCAGAAAGATTCCCTGACCTGAAGGTGCTGATACTTCACTGATGTAGGGAAGCAGACGTACCTTTTGATTCTTCAGTTTTCTCTTGAGCTTCACCAGTAGCTGTAGCACTGGATAGCCACACCATGGTGTCTTTGTGATGATTCACGTCCCCAAGGGAAACTGGGGCCGGGCAATGCCTGGAAAGGCAAAATATCACTCATTCATTTCTAATTATCACAGATTTTGTGCCCTGGTgtttaaattacattattaaaatttGCTGAAAATTTCAGTAAAACTGCCACCGTTCAAAACTACCATTCAAAGTTTTGCAATCACTATTTAGAATGAAAAACCTAAAacaatttttattatatatttacaatttttatacacacacacacacacacacacatcacacacacacacacacacaccccaatatatatatatatatatatatatatatataaataaaaatctgatgcagataaatgtataatttatacagtatcagtatcaatcaatttcacagctttcAACTAATTAGTGTGAAGCAGTGCACCTGTTAGATGTGTCTATATTGATGAACAGGGCCCTAGAAGATTCTGACTGACTAAATATTTCATTAGATCACTGAAAATGAAGATCTAATAACAATAATCTAGAACGCCTCATATTAGAAAAGTGGTAATCAAGGTAACGGGTAGATACCTTGAGAAAAAAATCACTGCAAATACATCATTAAGGTACATAATCTACAGTACACAGTTACAGTATCTAAAAATCTTTGAAATGCTAAACAaagcatctaaaaaaaaaaaaaaaaaaaaacaactggtgTCCAGCTTATAAGATTTAAACTTGCATATAAATCTACAAGACTTCAGTCTTATTGCATATAGAATTACACAATATCGATAGTtgaatattactactactattattattatagaggAGGCAAGGCAATAAAAACATACCGTTTCTGTCGGCGGGGTCTGCTGGCTGCAGTCTCGGCCCTGGCATCCACAGGGATGGGGGTAGTATCAGTGGGCCGTCCATGAGTGACGTGCTAGAGAAGGCAAGGTATAAAGAGGAATTCAGGCCTAAAATTAGTGTTAAATGTTTAATCGGTGTTTAACATGCTATGCTGTCTAATTGCAGCattgcatccctcagcctcatcagttgGATAAAATCCacaatatcatttattttttttattcaagtgctccctcactacaatacccagcacaTCTGTGTAACTCTTACCTCagtcactgatttttttctttattaatgaCACAATTAACTGGACAAATACCGCCCAGTATAACACAGCCTCTCTAGTATCtctggataggctccagcacccccctcgaccctgagggagaagcggcttagaaagtgtgtgtgtgtgtgtgtgtgtgtgtgtgtgtgtgtatgtgggcaATATGGAAAAATAACATCACGATACTTCAAAACATTGTCACAACACACAATTTGcctcacaatatttagtttctGAGCTTTGATAAGTTGGAAAAAGTATGACTACAATGGCTTTTATTCACTgcttaacacacacactgctgcactaaatccaatgaACCAGGATTGCTCTTTATTTGTGATGAGGCACGCAGTCGGTGTTCTTTAGGTGCCCATCACTGTTGCTGTTTTGAAAAGACTTTTGAAAGACTAAAGTCGGTCACCCTCTCACATCTAAAGACAATGTCACAGGTTTCGGTCACAGACTATGATTTTGCAAAGACTAGAAATCTTGCAGGGTCACTATTTACAAGactatttatctatttttaagATTATTCCCCATCATTGACAGGCAGATGAACCCTTCTCCTTCTCCACCGTGAGGTGGTACAGATGGGAAGATACGCTGGCTGGGCGTGTAAAGATCTGGGGTTCAGAGCAGGTCACTGCTGAGCTGTATACTCTGGCAGATCATCACCCAGAatctttaattaattttttttaatgtgcagtCTCTTTTTTAATTTGACGAAGATTTACACATCTACGCAACATGCAGCAATTCAGCACTGCTGATGGGGCActatgaaccaaaacaaacaaacaaaataaataaacaaagggggaaaaaaaacatggatgaTTCTTCAATGTTGACATTCTTAAAGACGTCTGCGCATTCGCTTACATCACTGTTACTCCGAgaacatgaaatattaaaacccgtcagtttacattttaaactgaTTACCGTATTAAAGTGGAGCAGATTTGCAGATTTCAGGCAGTCACGCATGCATTTTCCCTCTCgctcgctgtctgtctctctcgctgtctgtctgtctcgctcgctgtctgtctcgctcgctgtctgtctgtctgtctcgctgtctgtctgtctgtctgtctgtctgtctgtctgtctcgctcgctcgctgtctgtgtctcgctcgctcgctgTCTGGCTgtgtctcgctcgctcgctgtctgtgtctcgctcgctcgctgtctgtgtctcgctcgctcgctgTCTGGCTgtgtctcgctcgctcgctgtctggctgtgtctctctcgctcgctgtctggctgtgtctctctcgctcgctgtctggctgtgtctctctcgctcgctgtctggctgtgtctctctcgctcgctgtctggctgtgtctctctcgctcgctgtctgtctgtcgctctcgctcgctgtctgtctgtgtctctctcgctcgctgtctgtctgtctctctcgctcgctgtctgtctgtctctctcgctcgctgtctggctgtgtctctctcgctcgctgtctggctgtgtctctctcgctcgctgtctggctgtgtctctctcgctcgctgtctggctgtgtctctctcgctcgctgtctggctgtgtctctctcgctcgctgtctgtctgtctctctcgctcgctgtctgtctgtgtctctctcgctcgctgtctgtctgtctctctcgctcgctgtctgtctgtgtctctctcgctggctgtctgtctgtgtctctctcgctcgctgtctgtctgtctctctcgctcgctgtctgtctgtgtctctctcgctcgctgtctgtctgtctctctcgctcgctgtctgtctgtctctctcgctcgctgtctgtctgtgtctctctcgctgtctgtctgtctgtgtctctctcgctgtctgtctgtgtctctctcgctcgctgtctgtctgtgtctctctcgctcgctgtctgtctgtctgtttctctctcgctcgctgtctgtctgtctgtgtctctctcgctcgctgtctgtgtctctatcgctcgctgatgatgatgatgagccAAAGACACGGATCTGAACTGGAGGAGGATGAAGGCTGTGTTCCCTCACCGGCCCCATTCGCCTGGAGAACAGGATCAAACGCGCATTTCTCACAGTTGTGGATAAAAAAGAGACTTAAGACTTTGACATAAGAGCTCTTAAGTCACGTTGGCCACCAACTACTTACAAAACTCGTACAAGCCAAGTTACATTAAGCGCAATAATCACAGCGCCgctttattttgcttattttatgaACCACAACACTGAAGTAGCCCGACCTGCTAACATGCTAAGCTAACTAGCCTGGCCGCTAtcgaaaaaaaatattgttttaaagacttttatttcaaacctGGACTAAAAGGGATCATATGTGGTGTAACTTAGGTTTTATGTGAATATCTGCCGAGCCGCCTGCTGGCTGAGTTTTAGCTACAGCCGCTACGAgttcgtttgtttgtttatttatttacggTTAGCTTGGCGCTAGCGATGCTAACGGAATTAGCATCAGTGCTACTTGTGCGAATCGGCCGATAAACACTGCGGTGTGTTACTGACAAGCATCTGAATCCCGAGTCTCGATGTCAGTGAAATGAAGAAGTTCAAGAAATGGCTTAAATATTCCGTCCTAGAAATGTCAGTGTGGTTAATCAGAGCACAACGGTCAGCGGTTAGCAGTCCGTCGTACTGGCGGCCAGTTCGCCCGGTTTGAACGCGTAATCGAGGCGACAGCGACTCAGAGTTCCCCCTCCAGGGACCGAGCCGGTGTCCGAGCTCGTATTTACTGCGTACGGATTCATAACATGCAGAACAAGTGAGCCAACAGGGCAGGTTAGCCTCGTCAGTCAGCCGAGACGCCTGCAGCTGagcaccggctctgctgctcggCTGCAGCCACCGTGTCCGCCCCTGAGCGCCGCCTTACTGGTTAACTCTAACGCCGCAAACCCACAAATAGCGCACACTCACCGGCTGCGAACCTGAGTCTCCCGCCGGGCCACACAAAGTGGGAAGCGCCCCGTCTTTCAGGAGTAAGAGCTGCGAGAATCCAGCGTTGAACTGCGCTCGGTTCCTGAAGCTGTCCTCCGTGAAGTGCCGGGCGCACAGCACGACGTTTGGGACAGTGGAGGGAACCGAGGGGAAGATGAACCTCAGCCACTGGCTTCTTTGTGGTTCTGCCTTTGGCAGCGCGTACAGCGGAGATTTCCCCTCACAGCGGAGAACACAGCGCCTTCTCGACATGGCCAGACTCAACAAGCTCGCACCGGCCTCCGGCAGCGGAGCCAGAGAGCCGGTTTATTTACCTACAAACTCCGTGTGACCGCTGGGAGCCAAGCTAGCCGTAGGCGGACAATAAGGATTGTGTTACAAGATTGCGTCATCTTATAACAACGGGGAAAGGGCCGGAGCCGCTTTATGAGGAGCCTGTCCCCCTTATGTCAAAAATCaggcctgctgaacagcagagggcgcccgcgagcgagtcctcaatgaatgggagtgaatggagcccaacggctaaaaacgaagttaaaatagtttctaaccACTCGCC encodes:
- the LOC108436052 gene encoding uncharacterized protein LOC108436052 isoform X2; translation: MRDCLKSANLLHFNTHVTHGRPTDTTPIPVDARAETAASRPRRQKRHCPAPVSLGDVNHHKDTMVWLSSATATGEAQEKTEESKGQACMQQTHGETSMLTENFKGGTRTVRKQQEEAEALKKPKQQECLTPDRSLLNCGRLTPEAVHYSTVPKYFEYCTGFSYDQYNHLCAFFGLPRSAHAPQSEVPLTFLRSTKSVKSMPLRVQFLLVLMKLRNNFDVKDLAFRFQIDPPSVSIIFRSWIPYLYNKLGQIPTWPHRDIIASQMPTDYKNEYPTTFAILDCTEIKSYSEHKSAGKCLIACDPRGSVMFVSNLFGGSVSDRDVFNQCGITAQLKNLIMCGYLHKGDALMAQKGFLLDTDVKKLGLKLDVSPTAKSRTQTCSMGTQTTKTAAKHRVLVDRAIGKIKKFKIVSNRVSHTGLKNINEIWFVVSMLSNFQPHIA
- the LOC108436052 gene encoding uncharacterized protein LOC108436052 isoform X1 translates to MSRRRCVLRCEGKSPLYALPKAEPQRSQWLRFIFPSVPSTVPNVVLCARHFTEDSFRNRAQFNAGFSQLLLLKDGALPTLCGPAGDSGSQPHVTHGRPTDTTPIPVDARAETAASRPRRQKRHCPAPVSLGDVNHHKDTMVWLSSATATGEAQEKTEESKGQACMQQTHGETSMLTENFKGGTRTVRKQQEEAEALKKPKQQECLTPDRSLLNCGRLTPEAVHYSTVPKYFEYCTGFSYDQYNHLCAFFGLPRSAHAPQSEVPLTFLRSTKSVKSMPLRVQFLLVLMKLRNNFDVKDLAFRFQIDPPSVSIIFRSWIPYLYNKLGQIPTWPHRDIIASQMPTDYKNEYPTTFAILDCTEIKSYSEHKSAGKCLIACDPRGSVMFVSNLFGGSVSDRDVFNQCGITAQLKNLIMCGYLHKGDALMAQKGFLLDTDVKKLGLKLDVSPTAKSRTQTCSMGTQTTKTAAKHRVLVDRAIGKIKKFKIVSNRVSHTGLKNINEIWFVVSMLSNFQPHIA